The genomic region ATCAATCAAAATCAATTGGTATATATCAGAGataattggacagaaatagtgaaacaaattacatgacgccactacatccttacgaaggagaataGTTAGGGGAGGAGGAGGTATGCACATATATACTTACTTTCGCCCAAGTGGATAAACCCCTACGAGCAGCTTTAGGTACTCCACATGGACCTCCTTGTGGTCGAATTGGTGCAGGTTTAGGGCTACCAGGACAGTATTGTTCTGCTTTAGCTGGTTGTAAGCTAGCTGAACTTTTCGGTGGACACTCCCTAAGTGGGCATTCTACTCTTGTTGGTTTTGTTGGGACCTCTTTTTCGGCTTGGGAACAATCTTGTGGAGCTTGTTGGGCAACTTGAGTAGGAGTTTCTGGACAAGGTGGTTCCTTAGGAGTACAACGTATCAGTGGTTCATTTGTTCTGGGACAGTTCCTTGGACGGCAGGCATCAGCAGCATTTGATATTTGATGTTGCTTTTTGCTTGATGTTTGCTAACATAGGTAATCGTTGAAATGAGTATAAAAAGAAAGGCGAGACGTGTATTCTAACTAAAGTCTGATGATAAGATTAAAAATTCTACAATTATTAACAACATTTCACTCATTGTcgattataatcaactattttaaatgggaaatatgcc from Diabrotica virgifera virgifera chromosome 3, PGI_DIABVI_V3a harbors:
- the LOC114328885 gene encoding uncharacterized protein LOC114328885, which codes for MGQSYSTYNTKRPNDSTKDPNCNITDNRIKNSESSKQTSSKKQHQISNAADACRPRNCPRTNEPLIRCTPKEPPCPETPTQVAQQAPQDCSQAEKEVPTKPTRVECPLRECPPKSSASLQPAKAEQYCPGSPKPAPIRPQGGPCGVPKAARRGLSTWAKLGLAAIALFSGFAMYNIYFRDDCEDTCTCGCKPKDDEC